One Halarcobacter ebronensis genomic window carries:
- the zupT gene encoding zinc transporter ZupT: MKDNDMFEIYEFNNFFYAFLLTLFAGLSTSIGAVIAFFSKSRSYTILSLGLGFSAGVMIYVSFMEILIKAKDSFIKIYSNEITAQVLVLVCFFAGIALSALIDRLIPEDVNPHEPKSYNELKELKPNSLEKDTKSLKRTGIFTALAIGIHNFPEGFATFISSLDDLTIGITIAFAIAIHNIPEGMAVSLPIYHATNNKKKAFWYSTASGFAEPIGAIIGFFILYPLMGSATLGITFALVAGIMIYISFDELLPAARVYGNAHTAILGITLGMFIMAFSLILFKLI; encoded by the coding sequence ATGAAAGATAATGATATGTTTGAAATTTATGAATTTAATAACTTTTTTTACGCTTTTTTATTAACTCTTTTTGCAGGGTTATCCACCTCAATTGGAGCAGTTATCGCTTTTTTCTCAAAAAGCAGAAGTTATACTATTCTCTCACTAGGACTTGGTTTTTCAGCTGGAGTTATGATTTATGTCTCATTTATGGAAATTTTAATTAAAGCAAAAGACTCTTTTATAAAAATTTACTCAAATGAAATAACTGCCCAAGTCTTAGTTTTAGTCTGTTTTTTTGCAGGTATTGCCCTTAGCGCATTAATTGATAGACTAATACCTGAAGATGTAAATCCCCATGAACCAAAATCTTATAATGAATTAAAAGAGTTAAAACCAAACTCTTTAGAAAAAGATACAAAAAGTCTAAAAAGGACAGGTATTTTTACTGCACTTGCAATAGGTATTCATAATTTCCCTGAAGGGTTTGCAACTTTTATTTCATCTTTAGATGATTTAACCATAGGAATAACAATTGCCTTTGCAATTGCAATACACAATATTCCAGAAGGTATGGCAGTTAGCCTTCCCATCTATCATGCAACAAACAATAAGAAAAAAGCTTTTTGGTATTCAACTGCTTCTGGGTTTGCTGAACCAATTGGTGCAATAATCGGTTTTTTTATTCTATACCCTTTAATGGGAAGTGCAACACTTGGAATCACTTTTGCTTTAGTTGCAGGAATTATGATTTATATCTCCTTTGATGAACTCCTACCAGCAGCTAGAGTTTACGGAAATGCTCATACAGCAATATTAGGAATTACACTTGGCATGTTTATAATGGCTTTTAGTTTAATTCTTTTTAAACTTATATAA
- a CDS encoding manganese efflux pump MntP family protein yields MIEVLFLAFALSMDAFAVSIGLGVKGKGFNKSLAFKSALLFGFFQGFMPLVGYLASVGVGTFIEAFDHWIAFVLLSLIGGKMLYESFGENTEEEISIVTNKVLLILAIATSIDAMAAGFTLSLLRLDPYLSMLIIAVVTFIFSYIGNFIGTKGGAFLEDKAEKIGGIVLIGIGLKILIEHTLLS; encoded by the coding sequence ATGATTGAAGTATTATTTTTAGCATTTGCTTTGTCAATGGATGCCTTTGCTGTTTCAATAGGTCTTGGAGTAAAAGGCAAAGGATTTAACAAATCTTTGGCTTTTAAAAGTGCACTCCTTTTTGGTTTTTTTCAAGGTTTTATGCCTTTGGTTGGATATTTAGCTAGTGTTGGAGTTGGGACATTTATTGAAGCTTTTGATCATTGGATAGCATTTGTTCTTTTAAGTTTGATTGGTGGGAAAATGCTTTATGAGAGTTTTGGTGAAAATACTGAAGAGGAGATAAGTATAGTAACAAACAAAGTTCTGCTTATCTTGGCAATTGCAACAAGTATAGATGCAATGGCAGCAGGATTTACTCTTTCTTTACTTAGATTGGATCCTTATCTTTCAATGCTTATAATTGCAGTAGTAACTTTTATTTTTTCATATATTGGAAATTTTATAGGAACAAAAGGTGGAGCTTTTTTAGAGGATAAAGCAGAAAAAATAGGTGGAATTGTATTAATAGGGATTGGACTTAAAATATTAATTGAACATACTTTGTTAAGTTAA
- a CDS encoding TonB-dependent siderophore receptor produces the protein MIGRNKMLSIFASFALISSVLLKAEETTKLQDVTIEDRINNMTEGSDSYTINYMSSATKMKLSPLDTPQSVSVVTSQQIEDFMLTDINDVLGVATGIDVQKVERDRTHYTSRGFDITNFLIDGVGAPTTFIYINGDLNMTLYDHVEVTRGATGLSSNHGDPSASINLVRKRPTKEFQASTKLSGGSWNYKGIEADISGPLNEDKTIRYRVIGSFEDSESFQDRYKSKTKLLSAMFDADITDNSTVTVGISKNIDDNDGTEQGGFDAYSLAVRDYDISTTTAPDWAYRDIDTTDAFLELDTNLSDFWKIKGTYAYKKIDQDAQMLTVWHTGANPSQSYLENFIKSENETKQHIFDITLDGVYNLFDKDHEVVFGLNYTRQEYDELNSYDTSHYGTIVDLDTWDGSTATPVFDDRYSKSDWTQKERSFFAATNFHITDSLSLLAGSKLVTYEKSGINSNSALFQKDSNKFLPYASLSYKFNDNLSTYVSYTTTFTPQSEIDASATQLTPKEGINYEAGIKSSFFDGKLNTAFALFKTKQDNVAESVGILSDGTGRTYYRAIDGVTTKGFEFEVAGNITDEIDASLGYTNLTIKDADSLQVNAYIPRQMLKATLSYSPNVLKALKIGASANYRSETNNAAIKQGKYTIYNLVASYKISNAMKLAFNVDNVFDKKYYGGLIKPYATYGAPRSFGVSLEYKF, from the coding sequence ATGATAGGTAGAAATAAAATGCTCTCAATATTTGCATCTTTTGCTCTTATAAGTAGTGTACTACTAAAAGCAGAAGAGACAACAAAACTTCAAGATGTAACTATTGAAGATAGAATAAATAATATGACAGAAGGTAGCGATTCTTATACCATTAACTATATGTCAAGTGCAACAAAAATGAAGCTTTCACCTCTTGATACACCTCAAAGTGTTTCAGTTGTAACTTCTCAACAAATAGAAGATTTTATGTTAACAGATATAAATGATGTTTTAGGTGTGGCAACAGGTATTGATGTACAAAAAGTTGAAAGAGATAGAACCCATTATACTTCAAGAGGTTTTGATATAACAAATTTCTTAATTGATGGTGTAGGAGCTCCTACTACTTTTATCTATATTAATGGTGATTTAAATATGACTTTATATGACCATGTGGAAGTAACAAGAGGAGCAACAGGACTTTCTAGTAATCATGGTGACCCTTCTGCTTCAATAAATTTAGTTAGAAAAAGACCTACAAAAGAGTTTCAGGCAAGTACAAAATTATCTGGTGGATCTTGGAATTATAAAGGGATTGAAGCTGATATATCAGGTCCTTTAAATGAAGACAAAACTATTAGATATAGAGTTATAGGTTCTTTTGAAGATAGTGAATCTTTTCAAGATAGATACAAAAGTAAAACAAAGTTATTATCTGCTATGTTTGATGCTGATATAACAGATAATTCTACTGTAACTGTTGGTATAAGTAAAAATATAGATGACAACGATGGAACAGAGCAGGGTGGTTTTGATGCGTATAGTTTAGCTGTAAGAGATTATGATATTTCAACTACAACTGCTCCTGATTGGGCATATAGAGATATTGACACTACTGACGCTTTTTTAGAGCTGGATACAAATCTTTCTGATTTTTGGAAAATAAAAGGTACTTATGCTTATAAAAAAATTGATCAAGATGCACAGATGCTTACTGTTTGGCATACAGGTGCTAATCCAAGTCAAAGCTATTTAGAAAATTTTATAAAATCTGAAAATGAGACTAAACAACATATTTTTGATATTACTTTAGATGGAGTCTATAATCTTTTTGATAAAGATCATGAAGTTGTATTTGGTTTAAATTATACAAGGCAAGAGTATGATGAATTAAACTCTTATGATACAAGCCATTATGGAACAATTGTTGATTTGGACACTTGGGATGGTTCAACTGCAACACCTGTATTTGATGATAGATATAGTAAATCTGATTGGACACAAAAAGAGAGATCATTTTTTGCAGCAACAAATTTCCATATAACTGATAGTTTAAGTTTATTAGCTGGTTCAAAACTTGTTACCTATGAAAAGAGTGGTATAAACTCAAATAGTGCTTTATTTCAAAAAGATAGCAATAAATTTTTACCGTATGCTTCTTTATCTTATAAATTTAATGACAACTTATCTACATATGTAAGTTATACAACTACTTTTACTCCTCAAAGTGAAATAGATGCAAGTGCTACACAACTTACTCCAAAAGAGGGTATAAACTATGAAGCTGGAATCAAATCTTCATTTTTTGATGGTAAATTAAATACTGCTTTTGCACTATTTAAAACCAAACAAGACAATGTTGCAGAAAGCGTTGGTATTTTAAGTGATGGTACAGGAAGAACTTATTATAGGGCTATTGATGGAGTTACAACAAAAGGTTTTGAGTTTGAAGTTGCAGGAAATATTACCGATGAGATTGATGCATCACTTGGATATACAAATTTAACTATTAAGGATGCAGACAGTTTACAAGTTAATGCATATATTCCTAGACAGATGTTAAAAGCAACACTCTCTTACTCTCCTAATGTTTTAAAAGCACTAAAAATTGGAGCATCTGCAAATTATAGAAGCGAAACAAACAATGCTGCAATAAAACAAGGGAAATATACAATTTATAATTTAGTGGCAAGTTATAAGATTAGTAATGCAATGAAGTTAGCATTTAATGTGGATAATGTTTTTGATAAAAAATATTATGGTGGATTGATCAAACCATATGCAACATATGGAGCACCACGAAGTTTTGGAGTATCTCTTGAATATAAATTCTAA
- a CDS encoding cyclophilin-like fold protein, producing MTINVYSNGNTIVFKLNESNASKELYAQLPLSIETENFGNNEKIFYPPIKLSIKNTPVANAKAGTLAYYAPWGDVVMFYKDFGSVRGLYELGSVVSGSENIKNIFGKIEIKKGKL from the coding sequence ATGACAATAAATGTTTACTCAAATGGTAATACGATTGTTTTTAAACTTAATGAATCAAATGCTTCTAAAGAGTTATATGCCCAATTACCATTGAGTATAGAGACTGAAAACTTTGGGAACAATGAGAAGATATTTTATCCCCCTATTAAATTATCAATAAAAAATACTCCTGTAGCAAATGCAAAAGCTGGAACGCTAGCATACTATGCACCTTGGGGTGATGTGGTGATGTTTTATAAAGATTTTGGAAGTGTTAGAGGATTGTACGAATTAGGTTCTGTCGTATCAGGCAGTGAAAATATTAAAAATATCTTTGGAAAAATAGAGATAAAAAAGGGTAAATTATGA
- a CDS encoding NAD(P)-dependent alcohol dehydrogenase has product MNNTVKTRGYAAFDESGVIKPWEFERRAVGDDDILIEIKAASICHSDIHQEKGHWGKQQYPQVPGHEIAGVVTQVGKNVIKFKIGDRAGVGCMVNGCTTCEEEQYEPDTKFTYGYPEKKEPTGITQGGYSTHIVVRDHYAVHLPENISFEKLAPLLCAGITTYSPIIKADIKKGDKVAIAGIGGLGHMAVKLAVSKGTEVYAFTTTADKVEDIKKMGAKEVIVVDDTKKLYQYAGQMDYMICTIPYQFDVASYASVVKPYGYFTMVGMPVGFQITLNNLMLAASRVNFNASLIGGMKETQEMVDYCAKNNILPEIQIIKASEITQAWKNVEEKKARYRYVIDTATI; this is encoded by the coding sequence ATGAATAATACAGTAAAAACAAGAGGATATGCAGCATTTGATGAATCAGGGGTTATTAAACCTTGGGAGTTTGAAAGAAGAGCTGTTGGTGATGATGATATCCTAATTGAAATCAAAGCAGCAAGTATTTGTCACTCAGATATTCACCAAGAAAAAGGTCACTGGGGAAAACAACAATATCCACAAGTTCCAGGACATGAGATAGCTGGTGTTGTAACACAAGTAGGAAAAAATGTAATAAAATTCAAAATTGGTGACAGAGCAGGTGTTGGATGTATGGTTAATGGTTGTACAACTTGCGAAGAAGAACAATATGAACCAGATACAAAATTTACTTATGGTTATCCAGAAAAGAAAGAGCCAACAGGTATCACTCAAGGTGGATACTCAACACATATAGTTGTAAGAGATCATTATGCAGTACATTTACCTGAAAATATATCTTTTGAAAAACTTGCACCACTTCTATGTGCTGGTATTACAACATACTCACCAATTATAAAAGCAGATATTAAAAAAGGTGATAAAGTTGCTATTGCTGGTATTGGTGGATTAGGACATATGGCTGTAAAACTTGCAGTTTCAAAAGGTACTGAGGTTTATGCTTTTACAACAACTGCTGATAAAGTTGAAGATATTAAAAAAATGGGAGCAAAAGAGGTAATTGTTGTTGATGATACAAAAAAATTATATCAATATGCAGGGCAAATGGATTATATGATTTGTACTATTCCGTATCAATTTGATGTGGCATCATATGCTTCTGTTGTAAAACCTTATGGTTATTTTACAATGGTTGGTATGCCTGTAGGATTTCAAATAACATTAAATAATTTAATGCTTGCTGCAAGTAGAGTAAACTTTAATGCTTCACTAATTGGTGGAATGAAAGAGACTCAAGAGATGGTAGATTATTGTGCAAAAAACAATATATTACCTGAAATCCAAATTATTAAAGCTAGTGAAATTACACAAGCTTGGAAAAATGTTGAAGAGAAAAAAGCTAGATATAGATACGTGATTGATACTGCAACAATTTGA
- a CDS encoding MBL fold metallo-hydrolase, with protein sequence MTERNKMVECLRNKESIEYKADHYANGKFRNLEIDYSSNFSEFFSNVWTFLNDKTENKIPEENSIPIVKLSKDDILNMPDNSVVRLVHSTLLFKIDNRYILTDPVFSDMITPFPFVAPKRFHEIPITIEELPFIDIVIISHNHYDHLDEPSIIKLKDKVGHFYTTLGVKQSLIDLGVDTMKVCELDWWQSCTIKSIKVTATPAQHFSGRGLFDRDKTLWASWVITSSKVNVFFSADTGYFNGLKKIGEKYGPFDMTFIEAGAYNERWKEIHMMPKESIQAHKDLGGKVFFPIHNSSFKLSFHPWNEPLNLVTDIAKKEKIEIRHPKMGEIISILEPKKTAKWWRKD encoded by the coding sequence ATGACAGAAAGAAATAAAATGGTTGAGTGTTTACGAAATAAAGAGAGTATAGAATACAAAGCAGATCATTATGCAAATGGGAAATTTAGAAATTTAGAGATAGATTATAGTTCAAATTTTAGTGAGTTTTTTTCTAATGTATGGACATTTTTAAATGATAAAACAGAAAATAAAATTCCTGAAGAGAATAGTATTCCAATTGTAAAACTATCTAAAGATGATATTTTAAATATGCCTGATAATTCAGTTGTAAGATTAGTACACTCAACACTTCTTTTTAAAATAGATAATAGATATATTTTAACTGATCCTGTATTCTCTGATATGATTACTCCTTTTCCTTTTGTTGCTCCTAAACGATTCCATGAAATACCTATTACAATAGAAGAGTTGCCTTTTATAGATATAGTAATTATTTCACATAACCATTATGACCATCTAGATGAGCCAAGTATTATTAAACTAAAAGATAAAGTAGGACATTTTTATACTACTTTGGGTGTAAAACAGTCTTTAATTGATTTGGGTGTGGATACTATGAAAGTGTGTGAACTTGATTGGTGGCAATCATGTACAATAAAAAGTATAAAAGTTACAGCAACGCCAGCTCAGCACTTTTCAGGAAGAGGTTTATTTGATAGGGATAAAACCCTATGGGCTTCATGGGTAATAACATCTTCAAAAGTAAATGTTTTTTTTAGTGCAGATACTGGATACTTCAATGGCTTAAAAAAAATTGGTGAAAAATATGGTCCTTTTGATATGACTTTTATTGAAGCTGGAGCTTATAATGAAAGATGGAAAGAGATACATATGATGCCTAAAGAGAGTATACAAGCGCATAAAGATTTAGGAGGAAAAGTATTCTTTCCCATTCATAACAGTAGTTTCAAACTCTCCTTTCATCCTTGGAATGAGCCATTAAATCTTGTAACAGATATTGCAAAAAAAGAGAAAATAGAAATAAGACATCCAAAAATGGGAGAGATAATCTCTATTTTAGAACCTAAAAAAACTGCAAAGTGGTGGAGAAAAGACTAA
- a CDS encoding response regulator, with protein sequence MQKIEKKDISILIVEDEVILALGLEHTLQSYGYEVCGIECNGNEAIKHCFSKLPDIVLVDINLKGNLSGIDVAKNIWQTKKIPIIFLTSYCDEKTIKQCMECEPYCYLVKPCKDIELNVAIQTAIHKHKYFFKNIEVFDTKSSLVLINEKVKFHKGKNILYVDDLPKKLTGNEIKLIQILCEYKGETITFERIASYIWREELYDLGKLRTLVYRLKQKIDEDIIENIFETGYRLKVA encoded by the coding sequence TTGCAAAAAATTGAAAAAAAAGATATCTCTATTTTAATTGTAGAAGATGAAGTAATATTAGCTTTAGGACTTGAACATACACTTCAATCTTATGGATATGAAGTATGTGGTATTGAGTGTAATGGTAATGAAGCAATTAAACATTGCTTTTCAAAACTTCCTGATATTGTTTTAGTTGATATTAATTTAAAAGGAAATTTAAGCGGGATTGATGTGGCAAAAAACATTTGGCAAACAAAAAAAATACCTATAATTTTTTTAACCTCTTATTGTGATGAAAAAACGATTAAGCAGTGCATGGAGTGTGAACCTTACTGCTATTTAGTTAAACCTTGTAAAGATATAGAGCTTAATGTAGCTATTCAAACTGCAATTCATAAACATAAATATTTTTTCAAAAATATTGAAGTCTTTGATACAAAATCAAGTCTTGTTTTAATCAATGAAAAAGTGAAATTTCATAAAGGGAAAAATATCTTATATGTAGATGATTTACCAAAAAAACTAACGGGAAATGAGATTAAACTTATACAGATATTATGTGAATATAAAGGTGAGACTATAACTTTTGAAAGAATTGCATCATATATTTGGAGAGAAGAGTTATATGATTTAGGAAAACTTAGAACTCTGGTGTATAGACTAAAACAAAAAATAGATGAAGATATAATAGAGAATATCTTTGAAACTGGATATAGATTAAAAGTAGCATAA
- a CDS encoding LLM class flavin-dependent oxidoreductase, with the protein MKQSIPLSVLDLVPIAEGFSITQALENSTKLAQAVEAFGFSRYWIAEHHNFINIASAATSVILSHIGAKTSKIRIGSGGIMLPNHPPLVIAEQFGTLESLYPNRIDLGLGRAPGTDQRTAMALRRDKNDGSDFPQMLNYLQYYLSNEAGKNGIKAIPGYGLNIPIWLLGSSTFSAFLAAQKGLPFAFASHFAPDAMYAAIREYRVNFKPSKQLQEPYIIICINAICANTQEEAEFLATTEYQKFLYLQRGDDRLLSKPTHDMDKLWEDWEEQAIKHKLRESIWGTPEYVKQKLESLVERTGANEIMINSWIHDPKIRIQSYELISKVWQL; encoded by the coding sequence ATGAAACAATCTATACCCCTATCAGTACTCGATTTAGTTCCTATTGCAGAAGGCTTTTCAATCACGCAAGCCTTAGAAAATAGCACAAAACTTGCACAAGCAGTTGAGGCTTTTGGCTTTAGTAGATATTGGATTGCAGAACATCACAATTTTATTAATATAGCAAGTGCTGCAACCTCTGTTATTTTAAGCCATATAGGTGCAAAAACAAGTAAAATTAGAATTGGTTCAGGTGGGATAATGTTACCCAATCACCCTCCTTTGGTTATTGCAGAACAGTTTGGAACCTTGGAATCTTTATATCCAAATAGAATTGATTTGGGATTAGGTAGAGCACCAGGAACGGACCAAAGAACGGCAATGGCACTAAGACGAGATAAAAATGATGGCTCAGATTTTCCCCAAATGCTTAATTATTTACAATACTATTTATCAAATGAAGCAGGTAAAAATGGAATAAAAGCAATTCCTGGATATGGTTTAAATATTCCAATATGGCTTCTTGGCTCAAGTACTTTTAGTGCTTTTTTAGCGGCACAAAAAGGTCTTCCTTTTGCTTTTGCCTCTCATTTTGCTCCAGATGCAATGTATGCAGCAATAAGAGAGTATCGAGTCAATTTTAAACCCTCAAAACAACTACAAGAGCCATATATTATTATCTGTATTAACGCAATTTGTGCTAATACACAAGAAGAGGCTGAATTTCTAGCTACTACAGAGTATCAAAAATTTCTTTATCTACAAAGGGGAGATGACAGATTATTATCTAAACCTACACATGATATGGATAAGCTTTGGGAAGATTGGGAAGAACAGGCTATAAAACACAAACTTCGTGAATCAATTTGGGGAACACCTGAATATGTAAAACAAAAACTTGAAAGTTTAGTTGAACGAACAGGGGCAAATGAGATAATGATTAACTCTTGGATTCACGATCCAAAAATACGAATACAATCTTATGAATTAATTTCAAAAGTTTGGCAACTCTAA
- a CDS encoding DUF3885 domain-containing protein: MLKVKYTELFLSCIELYPTYLYLGKRFQFEEIYLEKSLKHIFNLEDSLIYSLHTSMLHEIRIVLQDLIPKQMKMEKQIICKYDIDMKKLYKRFIKAYINKKDAIYKKEIKKKKLIFIDDFSSEFVKKWQTKKLKSIWLDENKVFDKDYNLIYKLRANTEQTKNYKNWWYENYKRTAPVVYQIKDIYPRRHLRIHSLPLSKQYAETDDEKKEILYRHNQIASEVLGDNAECIVFIPKKYLQYDDFKINSMIWKSNSFNNYLLEIADDKIEFPLIVSLKTQNIYAPYDGGMDLFIINLTEKEKFIQKYWDWLPREIT; the protein is encoded by the coding sequence ATGTTAAAAGTAAAATATACAGAATTATTTTTATCTTGTATTGAATTATACCCGACATATCTATATCTTGGAAAACGATTTCAATTTGAAGAGATATATTTGGAAAAAAGTTTAAAACATATTTTTAATTTAGAGGATAGTTTGATATATTCTCTTCATACTTCAATGCTTCATGAAATCAGAATTGTGTTACAAGACTTAATCCCAAAACAAATGAAAATGGAAAAACAAATAATATGCAAATATGATATAGATATGAAAAAATTATATAAAAGATTTATCAAGGCATATATCAATAAAAAAGATGCCATTTACAAAAAAGAAATTAAAAAGAAAAAATTGATTTTTATTGATGATTTTTCTAGTGAGTTTGTAAAAAAATGGCAAACTAAAAAACTTAAATCTATATGGCTAGATGAAAATAAAGTTTTTGATAAAGATTATAATTTAATATATAAATTAAGAGCGAATACTGAACAAACTAAAAATTATAAAAATTGGTGGTATGAAAATTATAAAAGAACAGCCCCAGTTGTATATCAAATAAAAGATATATATCCTAGAAGACATTTAAGAATACATAGCTTACCTCTAAGTAAACAATATGCAGAAACAGATGATGAAAAAAAAGAAATTTTATATCGTCATAATCAAATTGCCAGCGAAGTTTTAGGTGACAATGCAGAGTGTATAGTTTTTATTCCAAAAAAATATTTACAATATGATGATTTTAAAATAAATTCTATGATTTGGAAATCTAATAGCTTTAATAACTATCTTCTAGAGATTGCAGATGATAAAATTGAATTTCCTCTTATCGTTTCACTAAAAACTCAGAATATATATGCACCATATGATGGAGGAATGGATTTATTTATCATAAATTTAACTGAGAAAGAAAAGTTTATACAAAAATATTGGGATTGGTTACCAAGAGAAATAACTTAG
- a CDS encoding sensor histidine kinase, producing the protein MFRYKNLSLNIKIAFVLFLLGLFLLTFLFLLLIPKIQEEQYKEALNNTEKKVLLIKQQVRLVVDYFKEYGSFRKEEAKKEILNHIEKVKFRYKIDKNYTKEELTKEINEISKEYNCQVNILKKDSVLDKKNFINFDFEKIKNDEWLHIETKDNLCPHPSNFLYKTLIKDMQIELNCSSYFKPDPKNIELRVKKIIQEGFSLSQAIHKGKVFLMWVNKNPNTKGLNTPLAQLDNEHNKNYCISKISNIKIPTSGELTLKEILKIKDTNYLYHKIENRDSITFVSTIYENDTEKFIFVLSAFEDDFKSNINSPILRILPISIFALLASIFLGIIIFKKWIKNIDRLSTVAKAVKNGDLSIRSEVKGNDELGLLGVTFDLMLDDLEDNIKNLDKKIEERTKELTKNVKSKEILLRELNHRVKNNLFMIINFIKLQKSKLKSEEIIDSLNTIENRIYTISLIHTKLFELKSFDSICAQHYINDLIDSISNTFNNSQNIKIKKNIQMMDLDIETAMNCGLILNELITNSFKYAFELNKNNLIKIKFFKKSKIYTLIFEDNGKGLKKDFDINSCNSLGMKLINSITTYQLNGEIKVENTKGLRVSISFAVSKY; encoded by the coding sequence TTGTTTAGATACAAAAACCTCTCTTTAAATATCAAAATTGCTTTTGTACTATTTTTACTTGGTCTTTTTCTTCTTACTTTTCTATTTTTACTTCTAATCCCAAAAATTCAAGAAGAGCAGTACAAAGAGGCTTTAAATAATACAGAGAAAAAAGTATTGTTAATAAAACAACAAGTTAGATTAGTGGTTGACTATTTTAAAGAGTATGGTAGTTTTAGAAAAGAGGAAGCAAAAAAAGAGATATTAAACCATATAGAAAAGGTAAAATTCAGATATAAAATTGATAAAAACTATACAAAAGAGGAGTTAACAAAAGAGATAAATGAAATCTCAAAGGAGTACAACTGTCAAGTAAATATTCTAAAAAAGGACTCAGTTTTAGATAAAAAGAATTTTATAAATTTTGATTTTGAAAAAATAAAAAATGATGAGTGGTTACATATAGAGACAAAAGATAACTTATGCCCACATCCTAGCAACTTTTTGTATAAAACCCTTATTAAAGATATGCAAATAGAGTTAAACTGCAGCTCATATTTTAAACCTGACCCTAAAAACATTGAGTTAAGAGTAAAAAAAATCATTCAAGAGGGTTTTTCACTAAGCCAAGCTATTCACAAAGGAAAAGTTTTTCTAATGTGGGTAAATAAAAACCCAAATACAAAGGGCTTAAATACGCCACTTGCTCAATTAGATAATGAACACAATAAAAACTACTGTATTAGTAAAATATCAAATATAAAAATCCCCACATCAGGAGAACTTACACTAAAAGAGATTTTGAAAATCAAAGATACAAACTATCTATATCATAAGATAGAAAATAGAGATAGTATAACTTTTGTAAGTACTATCTATGAAAATGATACAGAAAAATTTATTTTTGTATTAAGTGCCTTTGAAGATGATTTTAAAAGTAATATAAACTCTCCAATATTAAGAATATTGCCAATCTCTATTTTTGCCTTACTTGCTTCAATTTTTCTTGGAATAATAATTTTCAAAAAATGGATAAAAAATATTGATAGATTATCAACAGTTGCAAAAGCAGTCAAAAATGGAGATTTAAGTATTAGAAGTGAAGTTAAAGGAAATGATGAACTTGGTTTATTAGGTGTTACTTTTGATTTAATGCTTGATGATTTAGAAGATAATATAAAAAACCTTGATAAAAAAATAGAAGAGAGAACAAAAGAGTTAACAAAAAATGTAAAATCAAAAGAGATACTTCTAAGGGAGTTGAATCATAGAGTAAAAAACAATCTTTTTATGATAATCAACTTTATAAAACTACAAAAATCAAAATTAAAAAGTGAAGAGATTATTGACTCTTTAAATACAATTGAAAATAGAATCTATACAATCTCTTTAATACACACAAAACTTTTTGAGTTAAAAAGTTTTGATTCTATTTGTGCACAACACTATATTAATGATTTAATTGATTCAATTTCAAATACTTTCAACAACTCACAAAATATAAAAATCAAAAAAAATATACAGATGATGGATTTGGATATTGAAACTGCTATGAATTGTGGACTAATATTAAATGAACTAATCACAAATAGTTTTAAATATGCCTTTGAATTAAACAAAAACAATTTGATAAAAATCAAATTTTTTAAAAAATCAAAAATATATACCTTAATCTTTGAAGATAATGGAAAAGGATTAAAAAAGGATTTTGATATAAATAGTTGTAACTCTTTGGGAATGAAGCTTATAAACTCTATAACTACTTATCAATTAAATGGAGAAATTAAAGTAGAAAACACTAAAGGATTGAGAGTCTCAATCTCTTTTGCTGTTTCAAAATATTAA